In the Pelagicoccus albus genome, GGAAACGATAAAGGGCACGGGCAATGGCCCTATCGCCGCGTTTGTGGACTCTGTCGCGTCATTGGGTTACAGCGACTTCGAGCTGCTTTCTTATAGCGAGCATTCGCTTGCCAAAGGAGCGCGTTCCGAGGCGGTATCCTATATCGAGCTCAAAGCTCCAAGCGGAGCTACGTGTTTCGGAGCGGGAATCGATACAAACATATCCATGGCTTCCATACGCGGCGTCGTGAGCGCTTTGAATCGTTTGGTTAACGCGTAGCGTTTTCATTCTCAACATTGCATTTAGTGACGGGGGCCGAGCTGTAACGCTCGGCCTTTTTCGTAGAGTCTGGACTGCCAGAATAGTTCGTTAGACGCTCATCTACGTATAAGGTTAGGTCGTTGGCCCCTATTTCTGTAAAGCCTTGTCCCTAGGTAATGTAGATATTGTTTAGTTTCGGTGGAAATAATCCCTAAGCGATGTAAAACTATCCGTTAAAAGGACTAGGCATGGCTTAGCTAACTGGCGGCGGATCCGTATATCCAAGGTATCGAAGGCGCGAAACCTCGATTTATACTAGCCAACCAGATTCAGGATGATTTCCCACAAAATCACACTTATACGACTCCGCCAGAAACTCCTTAGCGAGAAAAGAAGGGGAGAGGAACAGTCGAAATGACAAAACAGGAGGTTATTGATTTTCTGTTGAATGGCTTCGTTTTGTCGAACTTGCCGGATTCTTTTCTGCGCTTGCAGCGTATCGCGAACGACCCGCATTCCGATGTCGAGGATGTCGTAGCCGTGGTGCGGATGGACCCGGAGCTGGCGGCGAATCTTTTGAAGCTAGCCAACTCCTCTTGTTACAGCACGGGAACTCCCGTGAACTCTATCGAGGAAGCTGCCCAATTGCTGGGTATGCGAGCAGTGGTTCAGAGTTCACTTGCTCTCGGAATTATCAGCCAAATCGACATTCCACATGAGCATCTGGATTTGAGGTGCTTCTGGAAACGTTGCGTTTCTGTGGCTGTGATTTCGGAGAAATTGCACGCCAAAGCTCCCCAGTTCATTCGGCGAATCGTGGATTCGAATCAGCTCTACACGGCTGGCTTGCTCTACGACATCGGTATCCTGGCCCTCATCGAAGGATTTCCTTCAGAAATGGTGGGCATTATCGATGGAGCGGAGTTGATCGGTGAATCCATCCAGGAAGCGGAATCTCGTGTTATGGGATTCACTCATCAGGATGTCGGACGAATCTTGTTTAAGAAGTGGGGCTTGTCGGAGTCGCTTCAATGTGTGGCGGGCTACCATCACGACCCTCTTTCTCTGAAAAGGCGGATTCACTGCCCCATTGTCGATTTGGTTCATATCGCTGACTACATCTGCTGCAAACGAGATGAGGGGACGCCATCCTCGCTCAAACCACGAATGTTGGATCAGGTCTGGGAACGCTCGGGCATCAGCAGGACAGCTATCGAGGAGATTGAGCTGGAGGTGCCCCAAGTATTCACGGCTACAGAAGCTATCCTGTCGCTCTAATTGCTTAGCGACAGTTATCGCACAGCCCGTAAAGCTCCAGAACATGCGTGACCTCGGTGAACCCGAGTTTGGAGGCCAATTTTTCTAGCTTCTCGATTTCGCAATGATCGAGTCGCTCCGCCTTATGGCATTTTCTGCAAATGATGTGGTGGTGGTGATGCTCCTCGGCGTTGAGCTCGTAAAGGGATTTTCCAGATTCGGTAGGAATGCGTGTCGCGATCCCCGCTGATTCGAATGTCTCCAGATTTCGGTAAACGGTCACCAGATCGTAGTCCGAGGCTCCTAGCGCTTCGTGAGCTTCTTCAGCGCTCAGTGGCTTTTCGCTATCGATCAACAGGCGAAGCAAGGCTTTGCGTGGTTCCGTGATACGGTACCGTTCCTTTTTTAGGGAAGTGATCGCGACGTCGAACTTTTGCTCTGATTGGTCCATCGAAGTGACGTTAAGCTACTGTTCGAACTCCGCTCCTCAACTAAAATCTAGACGGTAGTGAGGGATTCAAAACCACAAGGCCCGATGCTGCGGGAATGTACAGAAGGTTCTCCAGCGAGTTTTTACTGTGGAGATTAGCTGCCGGAAGGGACTTGCTTCAGCCGCGCCTCTGGCAAATCTTCTCCTCCGCCTGAATCGAAGGCGAAAATCCCCCGACAAATTTTATAGCAGGAAATGTCAGAGAATCGAAATCCTTACCGTTTCGTATTGCCGATGCTTATATTCGCGGCAGCGGTTTTTACAGTGACTTACGTCGCTCGCTTGGCGTTAGGGGGCGACTCTGGAGTTGTTCTGCAAGTGGAAACGCCTGCCATACCCGCTGCAGGAGAGTTGCTGCCGGACGAGAGAAACACGATCGCGATCTTTCAGAAAGCCTCTCCGTCGGTGGTTTTCGTCTACAACATTCAAAGCCAATTTGACCCGAGAACTTTTAACGTGTCCGAAGTTCCACAAGGATCAGGCTCGGGCTTTCTCTGGGACAAATCGGGACACATCGTGACCAATTTCCACGTGGTGGCGAATGCTTCGCGTATCGCTGTCACCTTGATAGACGGAAAAACCTATGAAGCTGAGAAAATTGGCGAGGAGCCGAGCAAGGACCTCGCAGTGCTCAAAATCGATTTGCTAGGAACAAATGTGACTCCCTTGGGAGAAGTCGTTGCGGACTCCTCGAAAGTACTTGTGGGCCAAAAAAGCATCGCGATCGGCAACCCGTTTGGCTTGGACCACACGCTCACGGTGGGAACCATTTCGGCTATGGGGAGAAGCATGGCTTCGATCGTGAAAGACGTCACTATTCGCGATATGATCCAGACTGATGCGGCTATCAATCCGGGCAATTCTGGTGGTCCCTTGCTCAATAGCCACGGTGAGTTGATTGGGATGAATACTCTGATTCTTCGTAATTCAACTGGAATCGGCTTTGCCGTTCCCTCCAACACAATTTCCAGAATCGTAAGCCAAATTATCGAGTTTGGAGAGCCGGTTCGCTCAGGAATCGGAATCACCGTAGTCAGCGAGGGAAATCTCGTGCAACGCCTCGGTTTGACTGGAGTGATGATTCGCGTGGTGCAGCCGGATTCGCCCGCTGCTCAAGCCGGACTACGCGGTATGACCATCAGTCAAGCTGGAAGGATCGTAGTGGGAGACATAATACAGGCGATAGATGGGCAGCCGATCACCAACGTCGACGATCTTTATCACGCACTGGACTTGAAGCGAGAGGGCGAAGTCGTAAACGTCGTATTCTACCGAGAAGGACAACAATACTCCGCAGATATAGAGTTGGTGAGAATCCAGTAGGGAATGGGGGCGGTTTAGCCGACTTTCGCCCCTCTGTATTGTCTAACAGGTTGGCTACTCAATCCGCGGACGAAGGCTGGAATAGTGCCTTCGTGGCAAATTACGATTAGAGAATCTCCCGCATGGATCTGAGTGGAAAGGGCGGGCTTTACGAGCAGTTCACCACCTTCACGCCGAACTGCAACTATGATGAAAGCGCTCTTCCCGCGAGTCTCAAGTTTTTCCAAGGTTTGCCCGATTAGTTCGCTCTGGGAGTCGATCCGCACCTCGTCCACCTCCAGCCCGATCTCATTTAAGCTTTCCAAGAAAAACGTATCTCGAAGCTCCTGATCAAGGACCTCTCTGGCGCTGGGCTTTAGGATGAGCTGGGCCACACGTTCAGCTCCTATGTGTGATGGCATAACGACTCTGTTCGCGCCTGCCTGCAACAGCTTGGGCTCCGAGCTCGGTTGTACTCCTCTCGCAATTACATCCAGTCCTGGATTTAGCCCCTTGGCGCTGAGAACGATGAAAACGTTTGCCGCATCACTAGGGAGTAGGCTGGCGAGTGTATCCGCTCGTTGGATGCCGGCTCGTTCCAATACGCTCTCCTCGGTGGCATCTCCTTCTATGCAGAGCATGCCTGCTTCTTTAATCGTTTCTATGCGGGTGGCAGAGTTGTCGATAACCACAAAAGGGCGCCCAGCCTGCTTTAAGTGAGAGGCTACCATGACGCCAATTCGCCCGTATCCGCAAAGTATGACATGATTGCTAGTATGATTGATTTCGCTTTGCATTTTTCGTTTGCCGAGCAGGCGTTGGAGTTGTCCTTCGGTTAACCAGTTGATAAAGGCGCCGAGGATGTAGATGAGCGAGGTGCAGCCCGCTATGATGAAAAAGATCGTGAAGATTTTTAGCCCTGGCGTCATCTCGCCTGATTCGCCGTATCCGACTCCAAATACGGTGATGATGACCATGTAGGCCGCATCAAGTGTCTCCCACCCAGCGATTCGGAAACCAAGAAATCCGCCGATGACTACGATGAGAAAGAGCACAATGCCCAACAAGAGTTGTTTGGTGGGAACTAGCATGAGGCTAAAGGAAGGATCTGGAAACTACTGGAACGGAGTTTCGAGTCAATCAGCAGTCTCGTAAGGGCCGGAAATAGGAAACTGCCCGGTGATTGTAACCCAGATCTGTCGGTTTTGTTTGGCAAGCTCTCGGAATGAGATAATTGTATTTGAGTCGAGGAGCTTCGCCGCCAGGCATCGGCGACGGAGTGAATCACAGGTATGTTATGATGAAGGGGAAGAACGAAATCGTTGAAAATTGGTTGCCGCGTTACACGGGTATGGCTCTCGAGGACTTTGGTGACTATGTCTTGCTGTGTAATTTCCAACGCTATCTGGAGATTTTCGCCGAACGTTATGGCGTGCAAATTATGGGGATAGGAAAGCCGATGACCTCGGTAACTGCTGGCCG is a window encoding:
- a CDS encoding HDOD domain-containing protein; amino-acid sequence: MTKQEVIDFLLNGFVLSNLPDSFLRLQRIANDPHSDVEDVVAVVRMDPELAANLLKLANSSCYSTGTPVNSIEEAAQLLGMRAVVQSSLALGIISQIDIPHEHLDLRCFWKRCVSVAVISEKLHAKAPQFIRRIVDSNQLYTAGLLYDIGILALIEGFPSEMVGIIDGAELIGESIQEAESRVMGFTHQDVGRILFKKWGLSESLQCVAGYHHDPLSLKRRIHCPIVDLVHIADYICCKRDEGTPSSLKPRMLDQVWERSGISRTAIEEIELEVPQVFTATEAILSL
- a CDS encoding Fur family transcriptional regulator; this encodes MDQSEQKFDVAITSLKKERYRITEPRKALLRLLIDSEKPLSAEEAHEALGASDYDLVTVYRNLETFESAGIATRIPTESGKSLYELNAEEHHHHHIICRKCHKAERLDHCEIEKLEKLASKLGFTEVTHVLELYGLCDNCR
- a CDS encoding S1C family serine protease, which gives rise to MSENRNPYRFVLPMLIFAAAVFTVTYVARLALGGDSGVVLQVETPAIPAAGELLPDERNTIAIFQKASPSVVFVYNIQSQFDPRTFNVSEVPQGSGSGFLWDKSGHIVTNFHVVANASRIAVTLIDGKTYEAEKIGEEPSKDLAVLKIDLLGTNVTPLGEVVADSSKVLVGQKSIAIGNPFGLDHTLTVGTISAMGRSMASIVKDVTIRDMIQTDAAINPGNSGGPLLNSHGELIGMNTLILRNSTGIGFAVPSNTISRIVSQIIEFGEPVRSGIGITVVSEGNLVQRLGLTGVMIRVVQPDSPAAQAGLRGMTISQAGRIVVGDIIQAIDGQPITNVDDLYHALDLKREGEVVNVVFYREGQQYSADIELVRIQ
- a CDS encoding potassium channel family protein, encoding MLVPTKQLLLGIVLFLIVVIGGFLGFRIAGWETLDAAYMVIITVFGVGYGESGEMTPGLKIFTIFFIIAGCTSLIYILGAFINWLTEGQLQRLLGKRKMQSEINHTSNHVILCGYGRIGVMVASHLKQAGRPFVVIDNSATRIETIKEAGMLCIEGDATEESVLERAGIQRADTLASLLPSDAANVFIVLSAKGLNPGLDVIARGVQPSSEPKLLQAGANRVVMPSHIGAERVAQLILKPSAREVLDQELRDTFFLESLNEIGLEVDEVRIDSQSELIGQTLEKLETRGKSAFIIVAVRREGGELLVKPALSTQIHAGDSLIVICHEGTIPAFVRGLSSQPVRQYRGAKVG